DNA from Corynebacterium aurimucosum ATCC 700975:
TCCGTGAGTTCCGCCCTCACGTCATCATTACTTATGACGAGAACGGCGGCTACCCGCACCCGGATCATCTCATGGTTTACCGGGCGTCTATGTTGGCGTGGGAAAACGCGGGCGATGCCGCGTACCACCCAGAATTGGGGGAGCCGTGGGAGCCGCTGAAGCTTTATTACACGCACGGCTTTGTGTATCAAAGGATGAAGATCTTCCACGACCTCCTTGTGGAAGAGGGAAAGGTGAGTCCCTACGAGCCGATGCTCGCGCGGTGGGATACCGCCTTCGGTGACATTATGGCGCGCGTGACCACGCAGGTAGAGTGCGCGGACTACTTCCAAAACCGTGAGGACGCTCTCCGCGCTCACGCCACCCAAATTGATCCGGCCGGTGCCTTTCTTGCGACGCCGGTGTCTGTGCAACAGGAGCACTGGCCTACGGAGGAATTTGAGTTGGCTAAGACCCGCGTTTCGACGGCGCTGCCGGAGGATGATTTATTTGCGGGAATCCCGGAAGTAGGGGAGGCTTAAAACATGAACGCTTTGTACTTCGCGGCGCATGACGTCGCTCTGCTCGCCCAGGGGAGCCAAAGCGGGCCGGTAGGACCAGAGTTCGGTAAGGCCTCACCCATCGGTTTGCTCATCCTTGCCCTGATGGGCGTTGCCGTCCTCTTTGCAGGCTGGAATTTTCACCGCCGCTACTCACGTTTCCGCCGTCGCACCATGTTCGCGCAGGATCACGGCATTGATCCTTTCGACGATGAGGCGGTCGATGCGGCAATGAAGGAAGCCGGCATTCTCGATAACAGTAAGAAGTCCATCTTTTAACGCAGAGGACGTTTCCCCACCGTGAAGTTCCTAAGCCAGCTCCTATACCCCCTGTATGAGGCGCGTCTAACGCGTGAGATTAAGAACAAACCGCAGCCACGCCACGTGGCAATCATGGCGGATGGCAATCGCCGCTGGGCGCGCGAGGCGGGCTTTACGGATATTAGCCACGGTCACCGCCAGGGAGCGCGGAAAATTAGTGAGATGATCTCTTGGTGCCAAGGCACCGACATTGAGGTCGTCACTATTTACCTGTTGTCGACGGAAAATTTGAAGCGCAGCGAGCAGGAAGTGCAGCTGCTCTTTGACATCATTTCTGATGTTGTCACGCACCTCTCCCAGGGTGATCTGGATTGCCAAATCCGTCTCGTGGGACACTTGGATCTGCTCCCTGAACAAGTTACCGCCAAAATGCAGTGTGCTGCTGAAGCCACGGAGGATCATCAGGGCGTCATCGTTAACATCGCGGTGGGCTACGGCGGACGTCAAGAAATCGTCGACGCCGTGCAGAGCCTCATTCGCAGCGAATCCGAAAAGGGATTGAGCGCGGAGGAGATCGCGGAAAACGTGACGGCAGAGGCCATCACCGGCAACCTCTACACCAAAGGTTTGCCGGACCCCGATCTTGTGATCCGCACCTCCGGTGAACAGCGTCTTTCCGGCTTCCTTTTGTGGCAGGCTGCTTATTCGGAGATTTGGTTTACAGATACCTATTGGCCTGCTTTCCGCCGGGTAGACTTCTTACGCGCCTTGCGCGATTATTCTCAGCGCTCGCGCCGCTTCGGACGCTAAGCTCAGGTCGCTGGCTACAGCTTGCGCATCCGCACCCGATCTACCAAGTGGTGTGAGCCCTTGCGCAGAACCAAGGAAGCGCGCACCCGGGTGGGCAAAATATTCTCAATGAGATTGGGCAGGTTGATGGACTGCCAGATTTCACGGGCCTGCACGTAGGCTTCCTCATCCGTCATGTCCGCGAAGGAGGCGAAGTGCGCACCTGGTTCGCGGAAAGCGGTGTGCCGGAGCTTGAGGAAGCGGTCAATGTACCACTTTTCAATGTCGTCGACTCGGGCGTCCACATAAACAGAGAAGTCGAACAGGTCGGAGACCATGAGGGTCGGGCCTGTTTGCAGGACGTTGAGGCCCTCTAAGATGAGGATGTCCGGCTGCCGGACCTCCTGAAATTCCCCGGGGACGATGTCATAGGACACGTGCGAGTAGAGCGGGGCCGTGACTAGGGGTTTGCCCGATTTAACATCGGTAACAAAACGCATCAGCGCGCGGCGGTCATAGGACTCGGGGTAGCCCTTGCGCTGCATCAGCCCGTGTTCTTTGAGGTAGGCGGTGGGGTAGAGGAAGCCGTCCGTGGTCACCAAGTCGACCTTCGGGTGGGATTCCCAGCGCTCAAGGAGTACTTGGAGCAGGCGTGCTGTCGTGGATTTGCCCACGGCAACAGAGCCAGCGACGCCAATAACGAAGGGCACGTGCGTCGGCGGATTACCTAAGAAGGCTTCGGTGGCCGCGGTGAGTTTTTGTCGGGCCTCCACCTGCATATGAATGAGACGCGAAAGAGGGAGGTAAACCTCTGCTACCTCGGTGAGGTCGATGCGGTCACCGATGCCGCGGAGTTTTTCCACCTCGTTTGCCGTTAGCACCTGTGGCATGGATTTACGCAGGGCACGCCACGTATCACGGTCAAAATCGAGGTACGGGCTCGCATCGGTCATTCGCGCCATGCCGACTATTGTCGCACTGCATCAGGCACCTAGTGCAATTGCCCCGAATGAAAAGATTCCTAGAGGCCCCCGCGCGGGGGATGCGGGCGTTAGGATGTAGAACTAGCTTCGGCGATTTCTAAAGCCGGTGGTGTTGTGCTGCGAGCGGGCACTGCTGGCGATCTTGACCATCTTTAGGAAGGGACACCACGCTTTCATGACGACTACGAACAATTCAGACGTGCGCTACCAGGAGATGCGCGATCTTGACCCCGAGGTCTTCGATGCTATTTCCGGTGAGATTGCTCGTCAGCGCGATACCCTCGAGATGATTGCTTCGGAGAACTTCGTCCCCCGTGCGGTTCTGCAGGCGCAGGGTTCTGTTCTCACCAACAAGTACGCAGAGGGCTACCCGGGACGCCGCTACTACGGCGGCTGCGAGCACGTCGACGTCGTGGAGGATCTGGCCCGCGATCGCGCTAAGGCGCTGTTTGGCGCTGATTTTGCCAACGTCCAGCCGCACTCCGGTGCCCAGGCCAACGCTGCGGTCCTGGCTTCGCTGATCCAGCCGGGTGACAAGATCATGGGCCTGTCCTTGGCGCATGGCGGTCACCTGACCCACGGTATGAAGCTGAACTTCTCCGGCAAGCTTTACGACGTTGCCGCGTACGAGGTTGACCCGGAGACCATGCGCCTCGATATGGATAAGGTGCGCGAGCAGGCTCTGGCAGAAAAGCCGCAGGTGATCATTGCTGGTTGGTCCGCCTACCCGCGCACCATCGACTTTGAGGCTTTCCGCTCCATCGCCGATGAGGTCGGCGCCTACCTGTGGACGGATATGGCGCACTTCGCGGGCCTCGTGGCAGCTGGTCTGCACCCCTCCCCGGTGCCGCACTCCGATGTTGTGTCCTCCACCGTCCACAAGACTCTTGGTGGCCCGCGCTCTGGACTTATCTTGGCCAAGCAGGACTTTGCCAAGAAGATCAACTCCAACGTCTTTCCGGGCCAGCAGGGCGGACCGCTCATGCACGTTATCGCGGCAAAGGCTATCGCCCTCAAGATTGCGGCCACCGAGGAGTTCAAGGAGCGTCAGGAGCGCACCCTGGAAGGTGCTCGCATCCTGGCTGAGCGCCTGACCGCTGAGGATTGCACCAAGGCAGGTGTCGACGTCCTCACCGGTGGTACCGACGTGCACCTCGTCTTGGCGGATCTGCGTAACTCCGAGCTCGATGGCCAGCAGGCGGAGGACCTTCTCCACGAGGTCGGCATCACCGTGAACCGCAATGCGGTTCCGAATGATCCGCGCCCGCCGATGGTTACCTCTGGTCTGCGCATTGGTACCCCGGCCTTGGCTACCCGCGGCCTCGACGCGGCGGCCTTCACCGAGGTGGCCGATGTTATCGGTACCGCACTGGCAAACGGTAAGAACGCGGACGTCGCCAAGCTGCGCGCCCGCGTGGAGAAGGTCGCCGCGGACTTCCCGCTCTACGACGGCCTCGAAGACTGGAAGCTGGTCTAAGCTTCCGAACGCTCCTCAGCGTGAGCTTTCCGGGCGGCCTCGAGCCACTCGGGCATTGCGCTGAGGAGTTCTTTAATTTCCGCGGTGGTGAGAGGGCGGTCCATCTCGTTCTTCTTCAGCGCGGTCACGGAGATCCCCAGCTTCTGTGCCACCACTGGGCGCGGATGCGGGCCCTCGCGGCGTAGGGTAGCGAGCCATTCCGGCGGATTCTCCTGCAAGTCGCGCAGTTGCGCGTGGGTTACTGCGTTGGCTTGAAACTCCTCCGGGGTGGCCGGCAGGTAGATGCCCAGCTTCTTGGCCGCGGTTTGCGCGCGCATGGCTGTACCGGAAGGCTGCTGGGTTTCGTTGGTCGGGGTT
Protein-coding regions in this window:
- the glyA gene encoding serine hydroxymethyltransferase, with amino-acid sequence MTTTNNSDVRYQEMRDLDPEVFDAISGEIARQRDTLEMIASENFVPRAVLQAQGSVLTNKYAEGYPGRRYYGGCEHVDVVEDLARDRAKALFGADFANVQPHSGAQANAAVLASLIQPGDKIMGLSLAHGGHLTHGMKLNFSGKLYDVAAYEVDPETMRLDMDKVREQALAEKPQVIIAGWSAYPRTIDFEAFRSIADEVGAYLWTDMAHFAGLVAAGLHPSPVPHSDVVSSTVHKTLGGPRSGLILAKQDFAKKINSNVFPGQQGGPLMHVIAAKAIALKIAATEEFKERQERTLEGARILAERLTAEDCTKAGVDVLTGGTDVHLVLADLRNSELDGQQAEDLLHEVGITVNRNAVPNDPRPPMVTSGLRIGTPALATRGLDAAAFTEVADVIGTALANGKNADVAKLRARVEKVAADFPLYDGLEDWKLV
- the coaA gene encoding type I pantothenate kinase, which gives rise to MARMTDASPYLDFDRDTWRALRKSMPQVLTANEVEKLRGIGDRIDLTEVAEVYLPLSRLIHMQVEARQKLTAATEAFLGNPPTHVPFVIGVAGSVAVGKSTTARLLQVLLERWESHPKVDLVTTDGFLYPTAYLKEHGLMQRKGYPESYDRRALMRFVTDVKSGKPLVTAPLYSHVSYDIVPGEFQEVRQPDILILEGLNVLQTGPTLMVSDLFDFSVYVDARVDDIEKWYIDRFLKLRHTAFREPGAHFASFADMTDEEAYVQAREIWQSINLPNLIENILPTRVRASLVLRKGSHHLVDRVRMRKL
- a CDS encoding DUF5997 family protein, producing MRAQTAAKKLGIYLPATPEEFQANAVTHAQLRDLQENPPEWLATLRREGPHPRPVVAQKLGISVTALKKNEMDRPLTTAEIKELLSAMPEWLEAARKAHAEERSEA
- a CDS encoding isoprenyl transferase, which gives rise to MKFLSQLLYPLYEARLTREIKNKPQPRHVAIMADGNRRWAREAGFTDISHGHRQGARKISEMISWCQGTDIEVVTIYLLSTENLKRSEQEVQLLFDIISDVVTHLSQGDLDCQIRLVGHLDLLPEQVTAKMQCAAEATEDHQGVIVNIAVGYGGRQEIVDAVQSLIRSESEKGLSAEEIAENVTAEAITGNLYTKGLPDPDLVIRTSGEQRLSGFLLWQAAYSEIWFTDTYWPAFRRVDFLRALRDYSQRSRRFGR
- the mca gene encoding mycothiol conjugate amidase Mca, which codes for MSTKRLLAIHAHPDDESSKGAATTAKYAAEGAEVLVVTCTGGERGDIINPAMDRPGVLENMGSIRREEMAEAAAALGVQHRWLGHVDSGLPGNPLAPNIKDLLPDGCFALKEDDEVAQELVEIIREFRPHVIITYDENGGYPHPDHLMVYRASMLAWENAGDAAYHPELGEPWEPLKLYYTHGFVYQRMKIFHDLLVEEGKVSPYEPMLARWDTAFGDIMARVTTQVECADYFQNREDALRAHATQIDPAGAFLATPVSVQQEHWPTEEFELAKTRVSTALPEDDLFAGIPEVGEA